Proteins co-encoded in one Fusarium fujikuroi IMI 58289 draft genome, chromosome FFUJ_chr06 genomic window:
- a CDS encoding probable mitochondria-associated signaling protein, whose translation MAHKFVVTAFLTGSRILGRSFVAAYKQAQAASAYQRAQAKAGNPSAGASLSSGMTLDEACKILNVKPPAGGQANVEEVLSRYKRLFDANDPQKGGSFYLQSKIVRAKERFEREIGPIREKMEQEAEIKEGFKPKVYKD comes from the exons ATG GCGCACAAATTCGTGGTCACTGCCTTCCTAACAGGCTCCCGAATCCTCGGTCGATCATTTGTCGCAGCTTATAAgcaggctcaggctgcttCAGCGTACCAGCGAGCGcaggccaaggctggcaacCCATCCGCTGGTGCCTCTCTCTCATCTGGCATGACTCTCGATGAGGCATGCAAGATCCTCAACGTCAAGCCCCCGGCTGGTGGACAAGCCAATGTCGAGGAGGTTCTCTCACGTTATAAGCGACTGTTTGACGCCAACGATCCTCAAAAGGGTGGCAGTTTCTATCTTCAGAGCAAGATCGTAAGAGCAAAGGAGCGATTCGAGCGAGAGATTGGTCCTATACGGGAGAAGATGGAGCAAGAGGCTGAAATTAAAGAGGGTTTCAAGCCCAAGGTCTACAAGGACTGA